A window of Sulfurovum riftiae contains these coding sequences:
- a CDS encoding type IV toxin-antitoxin system AbiEi family antitoxin domain-containing protein has translation MENILNPYVGNVNAKISYMVKKGELIRLKKGVYAFGEEYRSAPIDMISAANILYAPSYVSFEYALSYYGLIPERVYEVTSATMRMKKEFDTPVGRFTYKSIPLKAYAIGIDWIYDDINGGKLIATAEKALCDKIRSDRGIGRLSQSKLETYLAYDLRIDMDLLYALDAGLISAIAAAYRSSNLQNLAKLINKRKQSA, from the coding sequence TTGGAAAATATATTAAATCCTTATGTTGGCAATGTCAATGCAAAAATATCCTACATGGTCAAAAAAGGTGAACTTATTCGTCTTAAAAAAGGGGTTTATGCTTTTGGAGAAGAATATCGCTCTGCTCCCATAGATATGATCAGCGCAGCCAATATACTGTATGCGCCCTCTTATGTTTCTTTTGAATATGCTTTATCATATTATGGTCTGATCCCTGAAAGGGTATATGAAGTCACCTCTGCAACGATGCGTATGAAAAAAGAGTTCGATACCCCTGTAGGACGATTTACTTATAAAAGTATCCCACTGAAGGCCTATGCCATAGGTATTGATTGGATCTATGATGATATTAATGGTGGAAAGCTTATAGCCACAGCCGAAAAAGCACTCTGTGACAAGATCAGATCCGATAGAGGCATAGGAAGGTTGTCCCAATCCAAACTGGAAACCTATCTGGCATATGATCTTCGTATCGATATGGATCTGCTTTATGCATTGGATGCAGGCCTCATTTCTGCAATTGCAGCAGCATACAGATCATCCAACTTGCAGAATTTGGCGAAACTCATAAATAAAAGGAAACAAAGTGCCTGA
- a CDS encoding nucleotidyl transferase AbiEii/AbiGii toxin family protein encodes MPDIHPAIAKMLEKYDLSTADKTYEALREILQEMILLGLSRAGFFDHALFYGGTALRILHGLDRFSEDLDFSLLAPDENFDLSVYEDAVIESLHSFGFEVTIQIKNVKGNIRSAFLKGNTSQHLLNIAAPEDIVKTFGQGRLVKIKLEVDTQPPLDFESEKKTLLVPSPFTVHTMTLSSLFAGKMHAILCRNWSSRPKGRDWYDLVWYISQGVELDLKHLNARLKQNCTWLEDQGIALKKEIDRTYVLELLTKRIEDLNISMAKRDVEVFIADKSVLDIWSQAFFLEIIERIQCR; translated from the coding sequence GTGCCTGACATTCACCCTGCCATTGCAAAGATGTTGGAGAAGTACGATCTTTCAACAGCAGATAAAACCTATGAAGCTTTACGTGAGATTCTCCAGGAGATGATCTTGCTTGGACTTTCCCGAGCAGGTTTTTTTGATCATGCTCTTTTTTATGGCGGTACGGCACTGCGTATTTTGCATGGATTAGACAGGTTTTCTGAAGATCTTGACTTCTCTCTTCTGGCACCAGATGAGAACTTTGATCTGTCTGTCTATGAAGATGCAGTTATAGAAAGTCTGCACTCTTTTGGGTTTGAGGTCACCATTCAGATAAAAAATGTCAAAGGGAACATTAGGTCGGCTTTTCTCAAAGGCAATACCAGCCAACATCTCCTCAACATAGCAGCTCCGGAAGATATAGTCAAAACCTTTGGTCAAGGAAGACTTGTCAAGATAAAGCTTGAAGTAGATACCCAACCGCCACTTGACTTTGAAAGTGAAAAAAAGACGCTGCTTGTACCTTCACCGTTTACTGTGCATACGATGACTCTCTCTTCGCTCTTTGCTGGCAAGATGCATGCCATTTTATGCAGAAACTGGTCGAGCCGTCCAAAGGGTAGGGATTGGTACGATCTGGTTTGGTATATCTCTCAGGGAGTTGAGCTCGATCTTAAACATCTCAATGCGAGACTGAAGCAAAACTGTACCTGGTTGGAAGATCAGGGTATAGCGTTGAAAAAAGAGATAGACAGAACGTATGTATTAGAACTTCTCACAAAGCGAATAGAAGATCTAAATATTTCCATGGCAAAAAGGGATGTAGAAGTATTTATAGCAGATAAAAGTGTTTTAGATATTTGGAGTCAAGCGTTCTTTCTGGAGATCATTGAAAGAATACAATGTAGATAG
- a CDS encoding winged helix-turn-helix transcriptional regulator, producing the protein MLETIFGSKNRERVLQFILANGEGYAKEIADFYGTSIDPIQKQLEKMELGGVLVSKKVGRTRLFMFNPRYAFLNELKALLEKARSYYSPEEIERLTMTRKRPRRSGKPL; encoded by the coding sequence ATGCTGGAAACAATATTCGGTTCGAAGAACCGTGAGCGTGTATTGCAGTTCATTCTTGCCAACGGAGAGGGGTATGCCAAAGAGATAGCAGATTTCTACGGTACCAGTATCGACCCCATTCAAAAGCAGTTGGAAAAGATGGAACTTGGTGGTGTCCTTGTCAGTAAAAAAGTAGGCCGTACACGGCTGTTCATGTTCAATCCCCGCTATGCTTTTCTTAATGAGTTGAAAGCACTTCTGGAGAAAGCCAGAAGCTATTACAGCCCCGAAGAGATAGAACGGCTGACAATGACACGCAAACGACCAAGAAGGTCTGGAAAACCGTTATGA
- a CDS encoding HigA family addiction module antitoxin, whose amino-acid sequence MSKLNRLPAHAGEILKEEFLVPLGITQSHLAKALHTSFRAINELVNEKRGITTEMALRLAKYFDTSPQLWLNLQNQYDLYRISQKKKTELDMVETGHFDVA is encoded by the coding sequence TTGTCAAAACTAAACAGACTGCCTGCACATGCAGGTGAAATACTTAAAGAAGAATTTTTGGTACCACTTGGTATTACACAAAGCCATCTGGCAAAAGCACTGCACACCTCATTTCGTGCAATCAATGAACTTGTCAATGAAAAAAGAGGTATTACGACAGAAATGGCATTGAGACTGGCAAAGTATTTTGATACATCACCACAGCTCTGGCTCAACCTTCAAAACCAGTACGATCTCTACAGAATTTCACAAAAAAAGAAAACAGAGTTGGACATGGTTGAGACCGGTCATTTTGACGTAGCGTAA
- a CDS encoding Fic family protein — protein MKRGLIGHYEESIVGEKVRAFIPDPLPPKEEILFDAKRQQLLERATMALGRLDSITLLLPDPDIFLYSYVRQEAVLSSQIEGTQSSLSDLLLYEVDEAPGVPFDDVVEVSQYVGALDHGLKRLNGGFPLCNRLLREMHEVLLSHGRGSSKQPGEFRRSQNWIGGTRPGNAQFVPPPPHRVEECMRALEQFLHDEEQPYPTLIKAALAHVQFETIHPFLDGNGRLGRLLISFILHHDGLLSKPLLYLSLYFKEHRAYYYELLNRVREEGDWEAWIDFFLEGVEKTALDAVTKAQLLVQTMREDELTVSQTGRQANSMLRCLQSLSHRPVNSIKGIAESTNLSYPSVSKAIEKLEELGIVREITGKERNRVYGYERFLRVLNG, from the coding sequence ATGAAACGAGGTCTTATAGGGCACTATGAAGAGAGTATCGTGGGTGAGAAGGTGAGGGCATTCATTCCCGATCCGCTTCCTCCCAAAGAAGAGATACTGTTTGATGCAAAGCGTCAACAATTGTTGGAACGGGCGACTATGGCATTGGGGAGGTTGGACAGTATCACGCTCTTACTGCCCGATCCTGATATCTTTCTCTATTCCTATGTCAGACAGGAGGCGGTGCTCTCTTCTCAGATAGAAGGTACACAATCCTCTTTGTCCGACCTGCTGCTTTATGAGGTCGATGAGGCACCGGGTGTACCTTTTGATGATGTGGTGGAGGTGTCACAGTATGTGGGTGCGCTTGATCATGGTTTAAAGAGATTGAATGGCGGTTTTCCATTGTGTAACCGTTTGCTCCGTGAAATGCACGAAGTACTGCTCTCTCACGGTAGGGGGAGCAGCAAACAGCCCGGAGAGTTCCGTAGAAGCCAAAACTGGATCGGTGGTACCAGACCAGGGAATGCCCAATTCGTTCCGCCGCCACCGCACAGGGTCGAGGAGTGTATGAGGGCACTGGAGCAGTTTCTGCATGATGAAGAGCAACCTTATCCGACACTCATTAAGGCAGCATTGGCGCATGTACAGTTCGAGACCATTCATCCGTTCCTGGATGGTAACGGCAGGCTGGGTCGTTTGCTTATCTCGTTCATCCTCCATCATGACGGTCTGCTCTCCAAGCCGCTGCTCTATCTGAGCCTCTATTTTAAAGAGCATCGTGCCTATTATTATGAACTGCTCAATCGTGTACGAGAAGAGGGGGACTGGGAAGCGTGGATCGACTTTTTCCTCGAAGGTGTGGAAAAAACAGCGCTTGATGCTGTGACCAAGGCGCAGCTGCTTGTACAGACTATGAGAGAAGATGAGCTTACCGTAAGCCAGACAGGACGACAGGCGAATAGTATGCTCCGCTGTTTGCAATCGCTTTCCCATCGCCCTGTTAACTCTATCAAAGGTATAGCAGAAAGTACAAACCTCTCCTATCCATCTGTTTCCAAAGCCATAGAGAAACTTGAAGAACTTGGCATCGTCAGAGAGATCACGGGAAAAGAGCGGAACAGGGTGTATGGGTATGAGAGGTTTTTGAGGGTGTTGAATGGATAG
- a CDS encoding helix-turn-helix transcriptional regulator produces MIELNRPPTHAGEILKEEFLVPLGITQSHLAKALHTSFHAINKLVNEKRKQSWIRLRSGILT; encoded by the coding sequence ATGATAGAACTGAACAGACCACCTACACATGCAGGCGAAATACTCAAAGAAGAATTTTTGGTACCACTTGGCATTACACAAAGCCATTTGGCAAAAGCACTGCACACCTCATTTCATGCAATCAATAAACTTGTCAATGAAAAAAGAAAGCAGAGTTGGATCAGGTTGAGATCAGGCATTTTGACGTAG
- a CDS encoding ATP-binding protein produces MGYSFESAVADIIDNSITANAKNIKIYFDIHENRLSLAILDDGLGMDRDTLIEAMRPGSKNPLDNRDKNDLGRFGLGLKTASFSQCRKLTVVSSQNNIKTAALWDLDYVAEQNDWSLQLPEKEELNNLYMIENLEENGTLVIWENTDRIIDDTVVEKTEHIIYEKIQDLQKHLELVFHRYLAGKDKISIYINDSQLKPFDPFFTAHPATDELQKEIIVVNGEKVHIQPYLLPHYTKVSAHDYEYYAGVGGYLKNQGFYVYRNKRLLISGTWFRLIPQSEMYKLARIKIDLPNSLDHLWKIDVKKSHASPPAIIKNRLKKIIEKIAGASTRVYKSKGARLAKSDVAFWERYSARGEIRYTVNKGHPMIDAFVKKLNKEQKYEFSEILDLIADFFPKDTLYADLGNNPKEVVFENIVTDTELEEKALLLYQNKLFTLENLGILNKMEPFSKYTKNWEKFFAEQIQKGKI; encoded by the coding sequence ATAGGGTACTCGTTTGAAAGTGCTGTAGCGGATATCATTGATAATAGTATTACTGCCAATGCAAAAAATATAAAAATTTATTTTGATATCCATGAAAACAGGCTTTCTTTGGCAATTCTTGATGATGGTCTGGGAATGGACCGGGATACCTTGATTGAAGCAATGCGTCCCGGGAGCAAAAACCCTCTTGACAACAGGGATAAAAATGATTTGGGACGTTTTGGACTGGGATTGAAAACAGCCTCTTTCTCACAATGTAGAAAACTGACAGTAGTATCATCACAAAACAATATAAAAACAGCCGCATTGTGGGATCTTGATTATGTGGCTGAGCAGAATGACTGGTCTCTACAGTTACCTGAAAAAGAAGAGCTTAATAATCTGTATATGATTGAAAACCTTGAAGAAAATGGTACTTTGGTGATTTGGGAGAATACGGATCGGATTATTGATGATACTGTAGTGGAAAAAACAGAGCATATTATTTATGAAAAAATACAGGATCTGCAAAAACACCTTGAACTGGTATTTCACCGTTATCTTGCAGGAAAAGACAAAATCAGTATTTATATCAATGATTCACAGTTAAAACCTTTTGATCCCTTTTTTACCGCTCATCCTGCTACAGATGAATTACAGAAAGAAATTATTGTTGTTAATGGAGAAAAAGTACATATACAACCGTATCTTCTGCCCCATTATACAAAAGTTTCTGCCCATGATTATGAGTATTATGCAGGGGTAGGCGGATATCTTAAAAATCAGGGCTTTTATGTATACAGGAATAAAAGGCTTCTTATTTCAGGAACATGGTTCAGGTTGATTCCCCAGTCTGAAATGTATAAACTTGCAAGAATCAAAATTGATCTTCCCAACAGTCTGGATCATCTTTGGAAAATTGATGTAAAAAAATCTCATGCTTCTCCTCCGGCAATTATTAAAAACAGACTGAAAAAAATTATAGAAAAAATAGCAGGTGCATCTACCCGTGTATATAAATCAAAAGGAGCCAGACTTGCAAAATCAGATGTTGCATTCTGGGAGCGGTACAGTGCCAGGGGAGAAATAAGGTATACGGTTAACAAAGGACATCCGATGATTGATGCTTTTGTAAAGAAACTGAACAAAGAACAAAAATATGAGTTTTCCGAAATTCTTGATTTGATAGCAGACTTTTTCCCCAAGGATACCCTGTATGCAGATCTCGGGAACAATCCGAAAGAAGTGGTTTTTGAAAATATAGTAACTGATACCGAACTGGAAGAGAAAGCTTTGCTGTTGTACCAGAACAAACTTTTTACCCTGGAAAATCTTGGTATTCTCAATAAAATGGAGCCATTCAGCAAATATACAAAAAACTGGGAAAAGTTCTTTGCCGAACAGATCCAAAAAGGAAAAATTTGA
- a CDS encoding Z1 domain-containing protein → MDCYEKIKSQLKTLIITTKELPTKEDLYKKIPLFEQVLGCLLSDEESELLVKEIISENQISIPLGTEVVKKGWEPWLHKIKDRSTYYEDRYRYYLLNNEGYPAGVVNKIFEKNEKILDYLENPEREGRWIKKGLVMGYVQSGKTANYISLINKAADVGYKLIILIAGIHNNLREQTQKRVNEGFIGFDNLEKEYIGVGQIDSKRIPGSLTSTLNDFKKTNLQSLGINPKDYKEPIILVIKKNYSTLNNILNWLKGTTTEEKLSDYPLLIIDDEADNASVNTKKNPDEATKINKQIRQILELFHRRCYVGYTATPFANIFINPNNEDDEVGVDLFPEDFIIALEAPSNYIGATRIFLDEDSDILREIEDNETCLPVKHKADWRVDCLPESLYNAVYVFLLSGAIKRLRGIKNRHHSMLINVSFRIAIQEQIKTILDEDVRNILTMVRYNCKKNLHSMLKNDTISIMYRIWEGEYSDKDPYSFSEVLEEITNYERLTKVQVINSKNEPLRYSDYDDTGLNVIAIGGYSLSRGFTLEGLTVSYFLRNTQMYDTLLQMGRWFGYRDRYEDLCRVYMRVEAIEWYGYIAEVVEELKEELKIMEYYKQSPRDYGLKIKDHPASLIVTARNKMYSARDALVEVCYSNKLIETRVLSNRKNVIEDNLAAVSQFVKELGENFIPNANNYLWENIDADTVLGFLKKFKNHPLNQSTDTGALTNYVEKGKEYELKSWDVALINISKNESYILFDDFKTGKIERNAPREDDAVIISGKKHRVGQPSDERIALEPKDIDAAKDLAINLKKMKLEAEGVFGEEIEEKLKSVKPKGNHYREFRKKPLLILYIIKVKDTDEFDSVAAYAISFPKINNSDLCSNNRKGLYKVNQRWWEEYIKPSWDELEEVTEDEE, encoded by the coding sequence ATGGATTGTTATGAAAAAATCAAAAGCCAGTTAAAAACACTGATAATTACAACAAAAGAACTACCTACCAAAGAAGATCTGTATAAGAAGATTCCATTATTTGAGCAGGTATTGGGTTGCCTCCTCAGTGATGAGGAAAGTGAGCTTCTGGTCAAAGAAATAATTTCTGAAAATCAGATATCCATTCCTCTGGGTACAGAAGTTGTCAAAAAAGGCTGGGAGCCATGGCTTCACAAGATTAAAGACAGAAGTACATACTATGAGGACAGATACAGATATTATCTGCTCAATAATGAAGGATATCCTGCCGGAGTAGTAAATAAAATTTTTGAAAAAAATGAAAAAATACTGGATTACCTTGAAAACCCGGAAAGAGAAGGCAGGTGGATCAAAAAAGGATTGGTTATGGGGTATGTACAGTCCGGTAAAACAGCCAACTATATTTCTCTTATCAATAAAGCAGCCGATGTTGGATATAAACTTATTATACTGATAGCAGGTATTCACAACAACCTGAGAGAACAGACACAGAAAAGAGTTAATGAAGGATTTATCGGTTTTGACAATCTTGAAAAAGAATATATAGGGGTGGGTCAGATAGACAGTAAAAGGATACCGGGAAGTCTGACAAGTACTTTGAATGATTTTAAAAAGACAAATCTTCAGTCGCTTGGTATCAATCCCAAGGATTATAAAGAACCGATTATCCTTGTAATCAAAAAAAACTATTCAACCCTGAACAATATTTTAAACTGGCTGAAGGGAACTACTACAGAAGAAAAGTTGTCAGACTATCCGTTATTGATTATTGATGATGAAGCAGACAATGCTTCTGTCAATACGAAAAAAAATCCGGACGAAGCAACAAAAATAAACAAGCAAATACGTCAGATTCTTGAACTTTTTCACAGAAGATGTTATGTGGGTTATACGGCTACACCGTTTGCAAATATCTTTATCAACCCAAACAATGAAGATGATGAAGTAGGGGTTGATCTCTTTCCTGAAGATTTTATTATTGCTCTTGAGGCCCCCTCAAACTATATTGGAGCAACAAGAATTTTTCTGGATGAAGATTCCGATATCCTGAGAGAAATTGAAGATAATGAAACTTGTCTTCCCGTAAAACACAAAGCCGACTGGCGTGTAGACTGTCTGCCTGAAAGTTTATATAATGCAGTCTATGTGTTTTTACTCTCCGGGGCAATTAAACGCCTGAGAGGCATAAAAAACCGTCATCATTCCATGTTGATCAATGTCTCTTTTCGTATCGCTATCCAGGAGCAGATCAAGACAATATTGGATGAAGATGTCAGAAATATTTTAACGATGGTCAGATACAACTGTAAAAAGAATCTTCACAGTATGTTGAAGAATGATACAATTTCGATAATGTACAGAATATGGGAGGGTGAATATTCTGACAAAGATCCCTACAGTTTTTCGGAGGTTCTGGAAGAAATTACCAACTATGAACGTTTGACAAAAGTTCAGGTAATCAATAGTAAAAACGAACCTTTACGTTACAGCGACTATGATGATACCGGACTTAATGTTATTGCTATTGGAGGCTATTCCCTGTCGCGAGGCTTTACTCTTGAAGGTTTGACTGTAAGTTATTTTCTTCGTAATACCCAAATGTATGATACTTTGCTTCAGATGGGAAGATGGTTTGGGTACCGTGACAGATATGAGGATTTATGCAGAGTATATATGCGTGTAGAAGCTATTGAGTGGTACGGCTATATTGCAGAAGTGGTTGAAGAGTTAAAGGAAGAACTTAAAATCATGGAATATTACAAACAAAGCCCTCGGGACTATGGACTTAAAATAAAAGACCATCCTGCCTCCCTGATAGTTACTGCAAGAAACAAAATGTACAGTGCCCGTGATGCCCTTGTGGAAGTGTGCTATTCCAATAAACTGATTGAAACAAGAGTACTCAGCAACAGAAAAAATGTGATTGAAGACAATCTTGCTGCAGTCAGTCAGTTTGTAAAAGAGCTTGGTGAGAACTTTATTCCAAATGCGAACAATTATTTATGGGAAAATATTGATGCTGATACAGTACTGGGGTTTCTAAAAAAGTTTAAAAATCATCCGTTGAACCAGAGTACAGATACCGGAGCATTAACCAACTATGTTGAAAAAGGAAAAGAGTATGAACTGAAATCCTGGGATGTGGCACTGATAAATATCAGTAAGAATGAATCGTATATCCTTTTTGATGATTTTAAAACCGGTAAAATCGAGAGAAATGCTCCCCGTGAAGATGATGCTGTTATCATCAGTGGAAAGAAGCACAGGGTTGGACAGCCGAGTGATGAACGGATAGCTTTGGAGCCGAAAGATATTGATGCTGCAAAAGATCTGGCTATCAACCTGAAAAAAATGAAGCTGGAAGCAGAGGGTGTGTTTGGAGAAGAAATAGAAGAAAAACTCAAATCTGTAAAACCTAAAGGAAATCATTACCGGGAATTCAGAAAAAAACCGC